One Sphingobacteriales bacterium DNA segment encodes these proteins:
- a CDS encoding thioredoxin family protein translates to MSCNDRECVPFRDEEVELKLAASKSADTPPDPILNTNKLITPPANSGNSGGNNPTPTQPGTSNPISGNNTANIPGSAANPSNTNNNTAAATTTTTTDSNPDLFDSNNLGNTNIHNPVTWTFEKQDLGNNEWLLKIKANLQPGWYIYSQHLAAGGPEPTAINFTPSSDYTLLSPKPDEVGSKKVEGHDPIFNMKLTKYAGEVEFVQKVRVTNPNAAISGTVHFMVCDDVKCLPPTDETFTIGTTPTTNAAANQGATTLTTTLGNNNTNNQHHWGIFLAGFVGGLLALLTPCVFPMVPVTVSFFTKQSKTRKKGLTNAIIYALSIIGIYISLGMLVTMLFGATALNDLATNPWVNIAFFLVFLFFAFSFFGFYEIQLPVWLTNKSDAAADKGGLIGIFFMALTLSLTSFSCTGPIIGTLLVQAAAGGLIGPFLGMAGFSLALAVPFALFAAFPGWLNSLPKSGGWLNSVKVVLGFIELALAIKFLSNADLVKQWGLLKREAFLISWIIICLGMAAYLFGLIRFPHDSRMKKLGLVRGSLGILTLAFAGYLTAGLFGSKLTMISGFPPPDFYSYSKLGHCPHDLNCLHDYDDALALAQKENKPIFVDFTGWACVNCRKMEETVWHQPGIIEKLKNDYVVVSLYVDERLPLLENDVFQYTDSKGRTKTAKTVGDKWAQLQIACYNNNAQPWYILLDPSERMLKQQPMGYDPDPEVFKTYLEGGLSNFKQNTFEALPVCKKTASAN, encoded by the coding sequence ATGAGTTGCAATGACCGAGAGTGCGTGCCATTTAGAGATGAAGAAGTTGAACTAAAATTAGCCGCCAGCAAATCGGCAGATACCCCCCCCGACCCTATACTGAATACCAACAAACTAATAACACCACCCGCCAATAGTGGTAATTCCGGAGGTAATAACCCTACACCCACACAGCCCGGCACAAGCAACCCAATATCCGGAAATAATACTGCGAATATACCCGGTTCGGCAGCAAATCCATCAAACACAAACAACAACACTGCGGCGGCAACAACAACAACTACCACCGACTCAAATCCTGATTTGTTTGACAGCAATAATTTAGGAAATACCAATATACACAATCCGGTAACATGGACCTTTGAAAAACAAGATTTAGGTAATAACGAATGGCTACTTAAAATTAAAGCTAATTTACAACCCGGATGGTATATTTACTCGCAACACCTTGCCGCCGGCGGCCCCGAACCAACCGCTATTAACTTTACACCATCAAGCGACTATACCCTGCTTAGCCCCAAACCCGACGAAGTCGGCAGCAAAAAAGTAGAAGGCCACGACCCCATTTTTAATATGAAACTCACCAAATATGCCGGCGAGGTTGAATTTGTGCAAAAAGTGCGCGTTACCAACCCCAACGCCGCTATTTCGGGCACAGTTCATTTTATGGTTTGCGATGATGTAAAATGCCTGCCCCCCACAGACGAGACCTTTACCATAGGCACCACCCCAACAACAAACGCCGCCGCTAACCAAGGCGCAACAACATTAACCACAACATTGGGCAACAATAATACCAACAACCAACACCACTGGGGAATATTTCTTGCCGGCTTTGTAGGGGGCTTATTAGCGCTGCTTACTCCTTGCGTTTTTCCAATGGTGCCCGTTACCGTAAGTTTTTTTACCAAACAAAGCAAAACACGTAAAAAAGGCTTAACCAATGCCATTATCTACGCCTTAAGTATTATTGGAATTTATATTAGCTTGGGCATGTTGGTTACTATGTTGTTTGGTGCAACCGCCCTCAACGATTTAGCCACCAACCCATGGGTAAACATTGCCTTCTTTTTGGTATTTTTATTCTTTGCTTTTTCGTTTTTTGGTTTCTACGAAATTCAATTACCCGTATGGCTTACCAACAAGTCAGATGCCGCCGCTGATAAAGGCGGGCTTATTGGCATATTTTTTATGGCCTTAACCTTATCGCTCACTTCGTTTTCGTGCACAGGGCCAATTATTGGCACTTTGCTGGTACAAGCTGCGGCGGGCGGGTTGATTGGACCATTTTTAGGAATGGCTGGTTTTTCGTTGGCCTTGGCAGTACCGTTTGCTTTGTTTGCCGCCTTCCCCGGATGGTTAAACAGCCTGCCAAAATCGGGCGGGTGGTTAAACAGTGTAAAAGTGGTATTAGGATTTATTGAATTGGCCTTAGCCATAAAATTTTTATCGAACGCCGACTTAGTAAAACAATGGGGCTTGCTAAAACGCGAAGCTTTTTTAATTTCGTGGATTATTATTTGCTTAGGTATGGCTGCTTATTTGTTTGGCTTGATACGGTTTCCGCACGACAGCCGGATGAAAAAATTGGGCTTGGTGCGCGGCAGTTTGGGCATTTTAACCCTGGCATTTGCCGGATACCTAACCGCAGGCTTGTTTGGCAGTAAACTAACCATGATTAGTGGTTTTCCGCCCCCCGATTTTTATAGCTACTCTAAATTAGGCCACTGCCCCCACGATTTAAACTGTTTACACGATTACGACGATGCTTTAGCCTTGGCACAAAAAGAAAACAAACCCATTTTTGTAGATTTTACCGGATGGGCCTGCGTAAACTGCCGCAAAATGGAAGAAACAGTATGGCATCAACCCGGAATTATTGAAAAACTCAAAAACGACTACGTTGTTGTTTCCCTTTATGTGGATGAGCGACTTCCACTACTCGAAAATGATGTGTTTCAATATACCGACTCGAAAGGCCGGACAAAAACTGCCAAAACCGTTGGCGATAAATGGGCACAATTACAAATAGCTTGTTACAACAATAACGCCCAACCCTGGTACATTTTGCTCGACCCCAGCGAGCGCATGTTAAAACAACAGCCAATGGGCTACGACCCCGACCCCGAAGTGTTTAAAACTTATTTAGAAGGTGGACTTAGCAATTTTAAACAAAATACCTTTGAAGCGTTGCCAGTTTGCAAAAAAACAGCATCGGCAAATTAA
- a CDS encoding T9SS type A sorting domain-containing protein, whose translation MILDIALCANGDIICTGRVALFQYPNQPKEFTYGGWIYRVTPNLELVWEHYIYDVGKASENELYSIIEAPDGSIYAAGDITPKLGLGSETWLVKLSADGCIDDYLNCNENLQIYTAISPPPQQWGANSPFLRALGGVTLNPAHQTATLTLNPNYTHLIKQGEALEIFNTQGRLVKTVPLSSGGETTTFSTANLISGIYYCRLQNHPEIEGVKMVVW comes from the coding sequence ATGATATTGGATATTGCCCTATGCGCTAATGGCGATATTATATGTACCGGTCGTGTTGCACTATTTCAATACCCCAATCAACCAAAGGAATTTACTTATGGTGGGTGGATTTATAGGGTAACGCCAAATTTAGAATTGGTATGGGAACATTATATTTATGATGTAGGTAAAGCAAGCGAAAATGAGTTGTATAGCATCATCGAGGCCCCCGATGGCAGTATATATGCTGCTGGAGATATTACCCCAAAACTGGGGCTTGGAAGCGAAACGTGGTTGGTAAAACTCTCTGCCGATGGTTGTATAGACGATTATTTAAACTGCAACGAAAATTTGCAAATATACACCGCCATTTCCCCACCGCCCCAACAGTGGGGTGCTAATTCCCCCTTTTTGAGGGCGTTAGGGGGAGTAACCCTCAACCCCGCCCACCAAACCGCTACCCTAACCCTCAACCCCAACTACACCCATTTAATAAAACAAGGCGAAGCCCTTGAGATTTTTAACACCCAGGGGCGGTTAGTAAAAACCGTTCCTTTGTCATCCGGAGGAGAAACCACCACTTTTAGCACCGCCAATTTAATATCCGGCATCTACTACTGCCGTCTTCAAAACCATCCGGAGATAGAAGGGGTTAAAATGGTGGTGTGGTAA